Genomic segment of Arachis hypogaea cultivar Tifrunner chromosome 16, arahy.Tifrunner.gnm2.J5K5, whole genome shotgun sequence:
aaacaaaataaaacttaaagatatttttaaaacttttgtcaaacttcaggacAAACAATATACATTACCCTTATTTAAAAATTgcaatactaaaaatatatttcaaaatatTCGGTTAAAAATATCCACACtacaaataaaattaacaaaagtcAATTTCACAACTCATCTTAAAAGAGCGCAATGAAACCATCAGTGCATGTCTTACATCAGTCACCATCCAAATTTCCAGACACTCAACTAAATAAATTGTTTAAGAGAAATATGCAGACTAGCTTCACTTTCAAAAAATCGCCTTCAATTGAATCCAGATGGATTAGAAATACAATCAATTATAATTACATAACTTTATTTGATTCACTTTCACTTACATTCACGAATAGCTATGGTTTGAAtgtattatatatcatatatgctacAACATTGCCCCCTTATTACAGCAAAATATATCACTTGAAGGAATCAAACATCAAGAAAATGGTTTGCATTCCAACTTAAGACTCCATCAAGGTAGAAATGGATTGTGTGATGGGTATTCTTCCTTTTGTTTTTTGTAAGCCCTGCAAAACATTAGCAGAAAAGGATGTGTTTTGTGTCAATGAACAAACAACATactttatttgtaaataaaaccAGAACTGAATGAATCTGCCATATGATTGGTTGTCAATTGTCATATCACCTTGAAGCATTGAAACCTCCAAGTGCAACAGTTCCCAGAATGATACAAATGAAGGGAACTTTAATCAGAGCATGGTTTTTACTTCCTCCTTGACTCCTAGGGACTCCAGTTCTAACAACGCGTGAATACTGAACTGTACAGAAAATTTGCCAAATTAAATTAAGGAAAAAAGGAAAGTGAACAGAACAAGTTTAAGTCATATTCCAAAGGGATTTGGGAGAAACATTTACCAGAGTCTGAAATTCCTCCTCTCCCACCTGTTTCAGGAATTTTGTTCAGAAAGACTAATACACAGTTACACACGAATGAAGTTGCTAATTTTGTTAAAACTCTTACACTCTCGAGGTATTTTTCAAGGGAGATAAATCAACAAATCCATCGAATAAGACAAaagaaacagaagaatacaagttTGAATTGCCAGGCTACACTAGAATAGCAAGTCAACGATTTCATTCAAGTTAAAATTCTGTAAGGATGAAGGCAAAATAATGAAATATGCAGAAAaatacatgtgagcatatttGCTTTGCAGTTGGTCAATAGCAGCATTTTAATGTACATTTATGGAATTATGGGAACCATGAAAACCGTCTGGGAAAGCTGATCCTTCACTACTGACATGATCTAAAATAATGAGTTTCTGCAAATTTTCATTTCCCATAATCTGGTTATATACTCCAA
This window contains:
- the LOC112758483 gene encoding uncharacterized protein, with the translated sequence MDANEARILLGFPPNTRPTTSQVKSAYKKKVWESHPDLFPTHEKPLAESRFKLISEAYACLLSGGRGGISDSVQYSRVVRTGVPRSQGGSKNHALIKVPFICIILGTVALGGFNASRAYKKQKEEYPSHNPFLP